The Lolium rigidum isolate FL_2022 chromosome 2, APGP_CSIRO_Lrig_0.1, whole genome shotgun sequence genomic interval TTAGAGATGACAGCAGGGAAATCCGGGAAGCCAAGTACCGGCGCATACGTAATGAGGAGAAAGGAGAAGTAAAGCAGCCAGTGACACTAAGAGACAGATCCCCGAGGTCTGTAGTCGACAGCCTTCCTCCTAATGCTTATCCTGGTGAACATGCGTCCGAATACCATATGAAGTCAAGATTTAGAGATGCCAATGGTGCTGAGCATGCAGACAGGAGGAATATGGATGGCCCTAACAGTGTCAGTGGACTTAAGAAAGACCGTACTGAGCTTTTACGGGTGCTTGATGAGTTGAGGGATCAGGTGCAGAGATCTTGCGAGATCACCGAGAAGCCAAGTGGAAGTGCTTCCACAAATAGGGTGGCGGATGTCTCAAATTCGTGCGGTCCTCATGAACGGTTGAATCAGTTGCGGCATGCCTCACCTCAGTTACAGCGGAACAGTTCTCAGCACTCACCATCCTTGAATGGGCAAACTCCTGGCATTCCGCATGCTTATGCTTCAGTGCCCTCACAGCAAGATCTCCATGGATACAGAGAACCCGtcgcacacatgggggctccttgCTATCCTGCTGGCCAATATCCATGGAGAAACTGCGACAACTATTTCTTTGGGCAGTATAATCATGACCCTCTCGTCTCTTACCACCACGATGGCTTCTACCACCAGCCTGCCTGCTCTTGCCTTCATTGTTACCACCGTGAGTTCTTAACTGTTCAGGGGGCTTCAATGGGTTTCAACCATCGCAGGGCGCCATATCTGATGAACAATCCTGGGGCGTACCCGGTTGACAGTTCTGTAATGTTTGGCATGCAGAATAACAACTTAAGAGGCCTCAATGCTTCGATGCAGCACAGTAACATGAGGGCCAACCTGAGCAAGAAACCTGCACAAAAATGTGAGCCAATTGCCTGCGGTGCCCCATTTACAATATGCTACAACTGTTATGAAGTGCTGCAACTTCCCAAGAAGTCTCCCTTGCCAGGGAAGGATGAGTACAAGCTACGTTGTGGGTCATGCTCGCATGCAATTGTGGTCAAGCTTGATGGAAGCAGGCTTGATGCTTCAGCACCTTCGCCAGTTTCACACATCTCCAGTGGTAGTAAAGTTAATTCCAGTGATGTCCAAGCAAGCATTGCAAATACTGCTATCGGTGAGAGAATGTTTCCACTTTACAGTTTTTCTGCAGGGAGTCATGGCTCTCAAGAAAGAGATCTACACTCAAACTCAAGTGACGCAGAGAAAAATCAAGGTGTATCTTCGTCATCTAGCATTTTTGAAGATGAGAACAGCCCTGCAAGATCTAATTCACAGAGAGGCACACCTGGGTCTAGGAATCTACCTGTCGAAGCCCAAGTCATTAGACGTGTTCCGAGTTTACCTCTTCGGGATCATTTTGGATATTCACCATCTGAGAGGGTGATCGATGGATCAGGAAAAGGAAGTAGAAGTACCCGGTCTGAACATGAGAAGACTGTATTAACTGAAAGTTTCAAACACAACACTATAAAAGATGTACGTGTAGTGAGTGTAATGGACTTGTCAGATGATGAGTACGAGGATCCTGACTACAGTCAAAATCCGGGCAATGGGACACAGCACGTAGATCGCCCTACAGTCTCAAAGTCGGGTGATTCATTCTTCACCAATCTCATAAAGAAAAGTTTCAAAGGCAATGGCAGGTCAAAGGTTTTCATTAATGGCTATCCCATCTCTGATCGTGCTGTTAGGAAGGCAGAGAAGATTGCTGGACCAATCTATCCTGGTGAATACTGGTAAATTGCACCTTCTATCTGCATCTAAGTAATTTTTTTATGGATTCTAGTTGTGGTGCAAAATATAACCTTCAGCATCATTGTCATTTGACATTTTGTTCTTATATCTTATTGCTTAGGTATGACTACCGTGCTGGCTTCTGGGGCGTAATGGGGCAGTCCTGTCTTGGCATGATACCTGTAAGAGTTCTTTACAAAATCTTTGCCTTACCCTGTCATATCTTGATCAAAACTCATAACTGGATTTCCTTGTTGCAGCCGTACATTCCAGAACTTAACTATCCTATGCCCAAGAATTGCGCCGGTGGGAATACTGGTGTATTCATCAACGGGAGAGAACTTCATCAGAAAGATTTCGATCTGCTCGTGGGTCGAGGTCTCTCGGAATCTCCTGACAGATCATATAAGGTCGAGATGTGTGGTAAAGTCTATGATGAAGTCTCTGGCGAAGAACTTTATTGTCTTGGCAAACTTGCTCCAACGTAAGCAACTATCAAATCTTTCCATTTCGCTTTACAGTTATAAGTTCTCAAGTGCAAGTGTGCAACGCTGCAACCTTCTTGCTCTACTCTAGTTTTATGTGGTGTGCTCATGCTCCTTTTAGTAAGCTTGTTTTAGCTATGGTCTTTTTTATTCGTATAAGCacttgaaacttgttgttgtgatcATCTTACTGCTGCTGTCAGGAAAATCTTTGTTTTGTTAGTTTGATTGATGATACTTTAGTACTATGTGTTTTATGTTGTCCGTCCTGCAAAATGTGGTAATTAAGCTTGACTAATTATGGAAAATGCTGCTATTTTTACCATACAAATACATTTCTGAAAATTCAGAAGTGGTTGAAGGCAATCTGTATATATGCTCAAGAAGTTATGACAATAACAAATGATAGGATCAAGCCCCCTATGCAGATAGATTAAAGGTCTTTTGGATACTTCCCTCCCGCTTCATGTTCCTCTATTGTTATTCGATTTACTCCTGACTACTGAAGTTGGGAAAGATCGATGTAGATGCTACATGAGTTTACATGGGCATAGAATTATGGGAACATACCCTATGTCaatgatacatgatttgtctgttgTCTGTAATATCTGCCTTGAGCTATTGATTTGGTTGAAGTGAATTCATTGTTCGTTTGATACCTGGAGCTGTACTAACAATTGGTCTCCATGAACAGCGTGGAGAAAATGAAGCGCGGTTTCGGTATGCGCCCCCCAAGGATCATCCACTGAGGAAGAGGGTTCGTCGCGCAAGAACTGCGGCCTGGAGATAGCCCACGTTTTGGATTCCGCAGAATCATTTTCATAGAACTGTCTGGTTCTCCCCCTGTAGCTAAGCTGTGTGGAGTGTGTCATGCTTTTGCTGATTGCTGTTGTTCACTTGTTCTGCCTACCTAGATTACTAGATATATCATATATGTAACCAAACCTGCCTGAACTGATGGAAGAAAGATCAATGGAAAGCTATGTGTTTTTGGCTTGCTTTACCTGATATTACTCGTACAGTTTTGTTCGTGGAACGCTGTCCGCGACGGATACTCCCTCTCGCCGCCTCTTCCTCTGCTGACCTACTCGCCGGAAATTTGCTGCTTGATTCTCTCTCATGGCCGGCGCCCCTCCTCCCTACGAACACTCTGCCACCGTGGACCTTCCCGCACCTGCCGCCGAGAGACAGCAGGAGGCGTCGGGTGGTAGGAGCATAAGAGATGATGCTACGACCGTTGAATGGTCGTTTTTGTTGGCGTCGTTGTGGAGTTTCGACCCTGACCGACGCGAGTGGCTTCaagttctccgggtgaaaacctaagctccgttgAGAGCGGGCTGCGGTGGCGGACGCACCACTACCTTGTTGGAGGCGTCGCCTTGGAGCTCTTGGCTTTTGCGGTGCGATGGGTTGGCGGCGGTGGGGGCACTTGACTATGTGGTCGCGGGCAGCGGATGCCGGGGCAGCGGCCCCGGATGGTGGTGGCACTTCGAAGTGGCGGCCTCGATCTCCTTTGCAGTTGCAGCGGTCCTATGGGGCGAGGTCATGTCACTGGTTGGCTCTGGGTGGTGATCCTGGTGCTGCGTGGGCGGCAAGGTCATCGACCCGGCTGCTTCGTCTTCAGGCTATGCGAAGGTCGTCCTGGTTGctacgtcggggcggcggcggccccgaaAGCATGGTGCTTGGGTGCCGACTTGGATATCTGTGTGGACAGCGAGTTTGTCGACCCGCCTGGTTCGTCTTTCGGCAATGCGAAGGTTGTTCTGGATGGTACGTCGGGGCGGTGGCCCCGGAGCTAGAGGTGTGTCCGTTGCGTTGGTAGCCTGCGTTGTGTGGATGATGGGACTCCTCGCTTGTGCGGTTTTTCGTCTCGATTTTCCTTATAAACCGGGCAATGTATGGTTTTTGGACCCGGTTTTTCTTATAAATTGGGTCATTCTGTGCATAGCACTCTATCTATCTAATCGGATGGCGGATTCGACTGCCTTTTCCTATAAAAAAAAGGTCGTTTGATAGATCCAACGGATTAAAGTTGCTCTACTGGGGCACCCTCAGTTTTTTTTTTAGGTTCGTCTTGTCTGCGCTGAGCCTCTCACAATAATGGATGCAGCCCACGGAACACGGCCCATTAGCCGCCACCCGGCCCACGTCCTCTCCACCTCCCCCAACCCCTTCTTCCTTCTTTCTTTCTCACCGCCGCCGCGTCCCTCCTCCCTCTCTATGCACCCCGGCATCTCgtgctctctcctccacatcccgGCATCCTCCGTCGCACCATCGTGCAGGCTGCGGCTTCCTCTGCCTCTGACCTTACACCAGTCGCCTTCTCCCCTCCATTTAGTTGTGGTAAGTCTTCGACCATTGCTTATCCAAAACAAAGAAATAAGGATTATTTACTGGATTTCGTTGTTCACATAATTTAGGTAGAATCTTAGGCCTTGGAACAGAAGACATATGTCATCCTTTCTTCTTGGCTCACCCGTGAAAACATTAGCCGTATGGTCAGAAAATGATGGCATTTTGCACTTGTTTGTAGTTTATTTATTGCTTCATTCAGTTTCCATGTTCAAGAACTAGCCCTTTCTCTCTCGTAGCTCAATGCTTTAGGTGCTACTGTCAGTACTCTCTTTGTTAATGTAATTGAAAAACTGAAGCGGCTCGTGTCTATGTAGTAACAATATCTACATTGCTAGCTACGTGTTTTCAGGATAAATATATAGCATAGGTGAAGCTGAGGCCTGGTTCTTTTGTCCGTGGTTGTTATGCACATTTGATTAGTGACTTTATGACTGAATTGCAGTACAATGTCTTGAAATCTAGTATGTCAACTTTTGATTTTGTTTCTCCCATAATAGTGTGTCGCATGTGGCAGGAGCCTAGCTCGAATTTACATATCTCCGAGAGCCATCGTTGAAGCTGCTGCCCTCTGATACAACTTTTGCATATTGCCTCCCTTGACGAACCATTTTGACGGTAAGCGCTCAGTTTTAGAAGCAAGTTAGTCATATCTTTATTTTGGAAATTTAAGTAATGGTTTGCATAATTGTGTCAGCCTCTTCTAGCTATTGGTTCACACCTTTAGAAATCTTTGTGAGGAAAGGAAGGGAATTATATATCATAGTTTCAGTCAGGAAGGAAATTTTGTTTGTTCCCAATCCTCTCTTATGAATGGATTGGGAACAAACAAATTTTTTTTAGATCACGCCTTCTCTATTGCCGGTGTAGCTGAAGGTGACAATATCGTGTTCTTGTGTTGTTAATTCCTTTTATGGATAGCTCATGCTATTTTAGTTTGTAATAAAATTATGTCAATCCAAAAGGCCCATGCGTGAGGCGTATTCATCTGCTGATACATAAATAGCACATGCGTATTAAACACCAGAGATTAGTTGAGTTAATTGAGGCTCATGCCCAATGACGGCAGAGTACAAAAGCTCTCACGGGCAGACTTGGTATATGAAAAAAGACTAGGAGCGCTTGTTTGGCTGCAACCGGCCGGCCGCTACGCCCACATCCTTCCGACGACCATCGGTAGATGCAGTAACTAGCTCCCTGTCGGACGTGA includes:
- the LOC124690001 gene encoding uncharacterized protein LOC124690001, encoding MEGEEGEGASCSAAAAAHQQKRQQVRVVRCPKCEKFLPELPNYSVYVCGGCGTTLQATKKSASETSLEKSDVVHVKYLEVLESLPEKKEEGPVFEASLGTVREENSETVQATAQERSVPQRMVSEQREFRCNSDGNQIPRETSTLKFEATLRDDSREIREAKYRRIRNEEKGEVKQPVTLRDRSPRSVVDSLPPNAYPGEHASEYHMKSRFRDANGAEHADRRNMDGPNSVSGLKKDRTELLRVLDELRDQVQRSCEITEKPSGSASTNRVADVSNSCGPHERLNQLRHASPQLQRNSSQHSPSLNGQTPGIPHAYASVPSQQDLHGYREPVAHMGAPCYPAGQYPWRNCDNYFFGQYNHDPLVSYHHDGFYHQPACSCLHCYHREFLTVQGASMGFNHRRAPYLMNNPGAYPVDSSVMFGMQNNNLRGLNASMQHSNMRANLSKKPAQKCEPIACGAPFTICYNCYEVLQLPKKSPLPGKDEYKLRCGSCSHAIVVKLDGSRLDASAPSPVSHISSGSKVNSSDVQASIANTAIGERMFPLYSFSAGSHGSQERDLHSNSSDAEKNQGVSSSSSIFEDENSPARSNSQRGTPGSRNLPVEAQVIRRVPSLPLRDHFGYSPSERVIDGSGKGSRSTRSEHEKTVLTESFKHNTIKDVRVVSVMDLSDDEYEDPDYSQNPGNGTQHVDRPTVSKSGDSFFTNLIKKSFKGNGRSKVFINGYPISDRAVRKAEKIAGPIYPGEYWYDYRAGFWGVMGQSCLGMIPPYIPELNYPMPKNCAGGNTGVFINGRELHQKDFDLLVGRGLSESPDRSYKVEMCGKVYDEVSGEELYCLGKLAPTVEKMKRGFGMRPPRIIH